A window from Chrysemys picta bellii isolate R12L10 chromosome 2, ASM1138683v2, whole genome shotgun sequence encodes these proteins:
- the MOS gene encoding proto-oncogene serine/threonine-protein kinase mos, whose protein sequence is MPSPIPLNRLLPLEFSPSVDLRPCSSPLVLPGKGGKLFLGGTPSPRARRLPPRLAWCSIDWEQLCLLQPLGSGGFGSVYKATYHGETVAVKQVKKCSKNRLASRQSFWAELNVARLHHDNVVRVVAASTCAPASQDSLGTIIMEYAGCTTLHHVIYGTGCLQGKGEDDGGGCGREPLSIAESLGYCSDIVTGLAFLHSQCIVHLDLKPANVFITDHRVCKIGDFGCSQKLEDSVSPGPQLYQQGGTYTHRAPELLKGEQVTPKADIYSFAITLWQMVTREQPYLGERQYVLYAVVAYNLRPSLAAAVFSESASGQRLETVICSCWRSDAEERPSAQLLLQSLHSLQDRL, encoded by the coding sequence ATGCCATCCCCTATCCCTCTTAATCGTCTCCTGCCCCTGGAGTTTTCCCCCTCTGTGGATCTGCGGCCCTGCAGTAGCCCCTTAGTACTCCCTGGAAAAGGTGGAAAACTCTTCTTGGGGGGAACTCCTTCACCGAGGGCTCGTCGGCTGCCTCCACGCCTGGCCTGGTGCTCTATAGACTGGGAACAATTGTGCCTACTAcagcccctgggctctgggggcttTGGGTCTGTCTACAAGGCCACCTACCATGGGGAGACAGTGGCTGTGAAACAGGTGAAGAAGTGCAGCAAGAACCGGCTGGCATCACGGCAAAGTTTCTGGGCTGAGCTGAATGTGGCCCGCCTACACCATGACAATGTGGTACGTGTTGTAGCTGCCAGCACATGTGCCCCTGCCAGCCAAGACAGCCTGGGCACCATAATAATGGAATATGCGGGCTGCACTACCCTGCACCATGTCATCTATGGCACTGGCTGCCTCCAGGGAAAGGGAGAGGATGATGGGGGTGGATGTGGCCGAGAACCTCTAAGCATAGCGGAGTCCCTGGGTTATTGCTCTGACATTGTGACTGGCTTAGCCTTCCTCCATTCACAGTGCATTGTGCACCTGGACCTGAAGCCTGCTAATGTGTTCATCACTGATCACCGTGTGTGTAAGATTGGAGACTTCGGGTGCTCCCAAAAGCTGGAGGATAGTGTCTCTCCAGGTCCCCAGCTTTACCAGCAGGGGGGCACATATACCCACCGTGCCCCTGAGCTCCTGAAAGGGGAGCAGGTCACCCCCAAAGCAGACATCTACTCTTTTGCTATCACCTTATGGCAAATGGTTACCCGAGAGCAGCCTTATTTGGGTGAGCGCCAATATGTGCTCTATGCCGTGGTGGCCTATAACTTACGTCCAtctctggctgctgcagtctTCTCCGAGTCAGCCTCGGGCCAAAGACTTGAGACTgtcatttgcagctgctggagatctGATGCAGAGGAGCGTCCCAGCGCACAACTGCTTCTTCAAAGCCTCCACTCCCTGCAGGATAGACTGTAG
- the PLAG1 gene encoding zinc finger protein PLAG1 isoform X2, translating into MATHSPEKTHKCNYCEKMFHRKDHLKNHLHTHNPNKEAFKCEECGKNYNTKLGFKRHLALHAATSGDLTCKVCLQTFESTGVLLEHLKTHAGKSSGGVKEKKHQCEHCDRRFYTRKDVRRHMVVHTGRKDFLCQYCAQRFGRKDHLTRHMKKSHNQELLKVKTEPMDLLDPFTCNVSVPIKDELLPVMSLPSSELTSKPFTNTLQLNLYNTQIQSMQSSASAHQMVTTSLPLGMPCPIDMESVHPSHQLSLKYPLSSTSYAISMPEKEQPLKGEIESYLMELQSGIPSSSQDSQASSSKLRLDPQVGPLDDGSGEVSLSKSSVSISEPLNTQPLDFSQLFNFIPVNGPPYNPSVSVGNLGMSYTQEEAHSSMAQLPPQTQDPHDPSNSIGLGSLHSLSAAFASSLSTTTTLPRFHQAFQ; encoded by the coding sequence ATGGCTACTCATTCTCCTGAGAAAACCCACAAGTGTAATTATTGTGAGAAAATGTTTCACCGAAAAGATCACCTAAAGAATCACCTACATACACACAATCCCAACAAAGAGGCCTTTAAGTGTGAAGAATGTGGAAAGAACTACAATACCAAGCTTGGGTTTAAGCGTCACCTGGCTTTGCATGCTGCAACAAGTGGTGATCTCACCTGTAAGGTATGTTTGCAGACATTTGAAAGCACGGGAGTGCTGCTGGAGCATCTAAAAACTCATGCAGGCAAGTCATCGGGTGGAGTAAAGGAGaaaaagcaccagtgtgaacaCTGTGATCGTCGGTTCTACACCCGAAAGGATGTCCGTAGACACATGGTAGTGCACACTGGAAGAAAGGACTTCCTCTGTCAGTATTGTGCACAGAGATTCGGGCGGAAAGATCACCTAACACGCCATATGAAGAAAAGTCACAACCAAGAACTTTTGAAGGTCAAAACAGAGCCAATGGACCTTCTAGATCCCTTTACCTGCAATGTTTCTGTGCCTATAAAGGATGAGCTGCTTCCAGTGATGTCTTTACCTTCCAGTGAGCTGACATCAAAGCCATTTACAAACACTTTGCAATTGAATCTCTACAACACTCAAATTCAGTCCATGCAGAGTTCTGCATCTGCACACCAAATGGTCACCACATCATTACCCTTGGGAATGCCTTGTCCAATAGATATGGAGTCTGTCCACCCGTCTCACCAGCTATCTTTGAAATATCCACTCAGTTCTACCTCATATGCAATTTCTATGCCTGAAAAAGAACAGCCATTGAAAGGGGAAATTGAAAGTTACTTAATGGAGTTGCAAAGTGGTATACCGTCTTCATCCCAGGATTCTCAAGCATCTTCATCTAAATTAAGGTTGGATCCTCAAGTAGGGCCACTAGATGATGGATCTGGGGAGGTTTCCCTTTCTAAAAGCTCTGTTTCCATTAGTGAACCTCTAAATACCCAACCGTTGGACTTTTCTCAGTTGTTCAACTTCATACCAGTAAATGGCCCTCCCTATAACCCTTCTGTTTCAGTGGGAAATCTTGGAATGAGTTATACACAGGAGGAGGCACATTCTTCAATGGCTCAACTTCCACCACAAACACAGGATCCTCACGATCCTAGCAATAGTATAGGTCTTGGGTCCCTGCACTCATTGTCAGCAGCTTTCGCAAGTAGTCTAAGCACAACCACCACCCTACCACGTTTTCATCAAGCTTTCCAATAG
- the PLAG1 gene encoding zinc finger protein PLAG1 isoform X1 encodes MATVIPGDLSEVRDTQKVPSGKRKRGETKPRKNFPCQLCDKAFNSVEKLKVHSYSHTGERPYKCTQQDCTKAFVSKYKLLRHMATHSPEKTHKCNYCEKMFHRKDHLKNHLHTHNPNKEAFKCEECGKNYNTKLGFKRHLALHAATSGDLTCKVCLQTFESTGVLLEHLKTHAGKSSGGVKEKKHQCEHCDRRFYTRKDVRRHMVVHTGRKDFLCQYCAQRFGRKDHLTRHMKKSHNQELLKVKTEPMDLLDPFTCNVSVPIKDELLPVMSLPSSELTSKPFTNTLQLNLYNTQIQSMQSSASAHQMVTTSLPLGMPCPIDMESVHPSHQLSLKYPLSSTSYAISMPEKEQPLKGEIESYLMELQSGIPSSSQDSQASSSKLRLDPQVGPLDDGSGEVSLSKSSVSISEPLNTQPLDFSQLFNFIPVNGPPYNPSVSVGNLGMSYTQEEAHSSMAQLPPQTQDPHDPSNSIGLGSLHSLSAAFASSLSTTTTLPRFHQAFQ; translated from the exons ATGGCCACTGTCATTCCTGGTGATTTGTCAGAAGTAAGAGATACCCAGAAAGTCCCTTCAGGGAAACGTAAGCGTGGTGAAACCAAACCAAGAAAAAACTTTCCTTGCCAACTGTGTGACAAGGCCTTTAACAGTGTTGAGAAATTAAAGGTTCACTCATACtctcacacaggagagaggccctacaAGTGCACACAACAAGACTGCACCAAGGCCTTTGTTTCTAAGTACAAATTACTAAG GCATATGGCTACTCATTCTCCTGAGAAAACCCACAAGTGTAATTATTGTGAGAAAATGTTTCACCGAAAAGATCACCTAAAGAATCACCTACATACACACAATCCCAACAAAGAGGCCTTTAAGTGTGAAGAATGTGGAAAGAACTACAATACCAAGCTTGGGTTTAAGCGTCACCTGGCTTTGCATGCTGCAACAAGTGGTGATCTCACCTGTAAGGTATGTTTGCAGACATTTGAAAGCACGGGAGTGCTGCTGGAGCATCTAAAAACTCATGCAGGCAAGTCATCGGGTGGAGTAAAGGAGaaaaagcaccagtgtgaacaCTGTGATCGTCGGTTCTACACCCGAAAGGATGTCCGTAGACACATGGTAGTGCACACTGGAAGAAAGGACTTCCTCTGTCAGTATTGTGCACAGAGATTCGGGCGGAAAGATCACCTAACACGCCATATGAAGAAAAGTCACAACCAAGAACTTTTGAAGGTCAAAACAGAGCCAATGGACCTTCTAGATCCCTTTACCTGCAATGTTTCTGTGCCTATAAAGGATGAGCTGCTTCCAGTGATGTCTTTACCTTCCAGTGAGCTGACATCAAAGCCATTTACAAACACTTTGCAATTGAATCTCTACAACACTCAAATTCAGTCCATGCAGAGTTCTGCATCTGCACACCAAATGGTCACCACATCATTACCCTTGGGAATGCCTTGTCCAATAGATATGGAGTCTGTCCACCCGTCTCACCAGCTATCTTTGAAATATCCACTCAGTTCTACCTCATATGCAATTTCTATGCCTGAAAAAGAACAGCCATTGAAAGGGGAAATTGAAAGTTACTTAATGGAGTTGCAAAGTGGTATACCGTCTTCATCCCAGGATTCTCAAGCATCTTCATCTAAATTAAGGTTGGATCCTCAAGTAGGGCCACTAGATGATGGATCTGGGGAGGTTTCCCTTTCTAAAAGCTCTGTTTCCATTAGTGAACCTCTAAATACCCAACCGTTGGACTTTTCTCAGTTGTTCAACTTCATACCAGTAAATGGCCCTCCCTATAACCCTTCTGTTTCAGTGGGAAATCTTGGAATGAGTTATACACAGGAGGAGGCACATTCTTCAATGGCTCAACTTCCACCACAAACACAGGATCCTCACGATCCTAGCAATAGTATAGGTCTTGGGTCCCTGCACTCATTGTCAGCAGCTTTCGCAAGTAGTCTAAGCACAACCACCACCCTACCACGTTTTCATCAAGCTTTCCAATAG